The DNA window GTTTCAGATAACACTGTCCGCGAAATTATCGAAATAATAGAACAGGCAAAATACTTATTAAATGGGAATGTTAATTACGAACTCGTTGTGATTGATACTTTTTTTCAAATAAGAAAAAAATGTCTGAATGGGCAGGCTACCTCATAATTATCTACCCATTTTTATATTTTCCGGTTCATTGATATAATTATCAGAAATTTTTCCTTCTTGTTTCTTTTTTTTATATTGTTTGACAACTTTTTAACTATTCACTTTTTTTCATTTATTCTAATTGGAATTGGGCGTAATATCTAATTTCACATTCGATTTACAGAGAGAAGTTCTAATTTATTATAATTCTGAAAGTAAACAAAAGGGTAAATATGAAAATAAAAATTATTAAAATTGTATTTTTATCAAACAAGCTATTGGAAAGAAATATTCCAAAGTTTCGCGGATTTCTTGCTTCAGAATACCCCAACTATAACCCTATTCACAATCACTTAAATGACGGTAAATTCAGATATTCATATCCTCAAATTCAATTTAAAACTATTGGGCAACATCCGGCAATCATCGGAATTAATGAAGGAATCAGCATTTTGAAAAAAGTGTTTTTAGAATTAGACAATATAAAGATAGGTGAAAAAATACAAAAAGTTAATGAGAAATCCATTCAAATTGTTGAAGAAAATTTTGGCATTGCGGATAAATATATTGATTACAGATTTCTCTCTCCCTGGATGGCTCTTAATCAAATCAATTTCACAAAATACATTAATTTAGACCGGTTTAAACAGCAACAATTTCTCAAACATTTATTGCGAGAAAATCTTAAGACTATCTCAAAAGGTTTCGATTATACAATTCCTGATATTGAATCAATTAAAGTGGACGGAAATTTCAATGCAAAAAATGTAAATTTCAAAAACGTCTCAATGCTTTGCTTTGAAGGAAAATTTATGGTTAATTTTCATCTCCCTGATTTTCTTGGAATTGGGAAGCAGGTGGCAAGGGGTTTTGGGACGGTGAAGAAATAAGTTGGGGATTTTATGCACAGAGACAGCCAAAAGCGAATTTATGGGGATTATACATATTTCATTACTTGTGATGTGAAAAATAAGATTGCATTTTTCAAAGAGAATATTCTTTGTGAATTTTGGAGAGAGGAATTGAGATTGGCAAAAGAGATGAAACAATTCAGCCTTTTTGCTTTTTGTTTGAATTATGATCATTTTCAT is part of the Candidatus Cloacimonadota bacterium genome and encodes:
- a CDS encoding CRISPR-associated endonuclease Cas6; translation: MKIKIIKIVFLSNKLLERNIPKFRGFLASEYPNYNPIHNHLNDGKFRYSYPQIQFKTIGQHPAIIGINEGISILKKVFLELDNIKIGEKIQKVNEKSIQIVEENFGIADKYIDYRFLSPWMALNQINFTKYINLDRFKQQQFLKHLLRENLKTISKGFDYTIPDIESIKVDGNFNAKNVNFKNVSMLCFEGKFMVNFHLPDFLGIGKQVARGFGTVKK